A region from the Leptospirillum ferriphilum ML-04 genome encodes:
- the dprA gene encoding DNA-processing protein DprA, with protein MPEHCADPSSGREGSRKVRFLALSLWRLEQIVRSGKDPFFSVNGDAGFPGSGSVPSGVPAGIPLEILEEKAVRVLDKAKRLGIMMIAIDEPAYPEILLRLPDPPLVLFLRGVLPERPGIAMVGTRRPTVEARRGFESLSAGLSRFGFPIVSGLAAGLDAAAHRGALLGKGTTIAVVGTGLDRVYPDVHRTLAEEILANGGGIVSEFPPGSPPDGWHFPFRNRIVVGLSAGVVAGSHRRASGTSVTVRRALGEGREVVVYDRGAFGDTKEGPEALLEQGARRVSSAEDVILALGETGIGGKEVR; from the coding sequence ATGCCGGAACATTGTGCGGATCCCTCCTCCGGTCGGGAGGGGTCCCGGAAAGTCCGTTTTCTGGCGCTGTCGCTCTGGAGACTGGAGCAGATTGTCCGCTCGGGGAAGGATCCTTTTTTTTCGGTCAACGGAGACGCCGGTTTTCCCGGTTCCGGATCGGTTCCATCCGGTGTGCCGGCAGGAATTCCGCTGGAGATTTTAGAGGAAAAGGCCGTTCGGGTTCTTGACAAAGCCAAACGGCTGGGGATTATGATGATCGCGATTGATGAGCCGGCATACCCGGAAATTTTGCTGCGATTGCCCGATCCCCCCCTCGTCCTTTTTCTCCGGGGGGTTTTGCCCGAACGACCCGGGATCGCGATGGTGGGAACCCGTCGGCCGACGGTGGAGGCCAGGCGAGGGTTCGAATCTCTTTCGGCCGGTTTGTCCCGGTTCGGTTTTCCGATCGTTTCAGGCCTCGCGGCCGGACTCGACGCGGCAGCCCACCGGGGAGCCCTTCTTGGGAAAGGGACCACCATCGCTGTTGTCGGAACCGGCCTGGATCGGGTCTACCCTGACGTTCACCGGACATTGGCGGAGGAGATCCTGGCCAATGGGGGCGGCATCGTTTCCGAGTTTCCTCCGGGAAGTCCGCCCGACGGCTGGCATTTTCCCTTCCGGAACCGGATTGTCGTCGGTCTTTCGGCAGGGGTCGTCGCCGGTTCCCACCGGCGGGCGTCCGGGACATCAGTCACCGTGCGGCGCGCCCTGGGGGAAGGGCGGGAAGTGGTTGTCTATGACAGGGGGGCCTTCGGAGACACGAAAGAAGGACCCGAAGCCCTTCTGGAACAGGGGGCCCGACGGGTATCGTCGGCCGAAGACGTGATTCTGGCATTGGGAGAGACAGGCATTGGCGGAAAAGAAGTCCGATAA
- a CDS encoding ABC transporter ATP-binding protein, whose protein sequence is MVSMDKNPFLRLVDVERVFSEQGRINPAIRGLSLDVSEGEFVSLVGPSGCGKSTLLRILQGLIAPTSGKVLYRDTLQTGVNPDMGMVFQGFALYPWLNVWENVSLGLVARGVDTRTIRKKVAFYIDKVGLEGYEEAYPRELSGGMKQRVGLARALCIEPAILLMDEPFSNLDALTTLTLRDEVLMLWKDPEMSVRTIVMVTHIIEEAILMSDRVVVLARRPTHVVEEIPVDLPRPRDRRDPEFDRLSDRIFSLIS, encoded by the coding sequence ATGGTCTCGATGGATAAAAATCCCTTTCTCCGTCTGGTGGACGTGGAGCGCGTCTTTTCCGAACAGGGCCGGATCAACCCGGCGATCCGCGGACTTTCTCTCGATGTGTCGGAGGGAGAGTTTGTCTCTCTGGTGGGTCCTTCCGGCTGCGGGAAAAGCACGCTTCTGCGGATCCTGCAGGGGCTTATTGCGCCCACGTCGGGAAAAGTCCTTTACCGGGACACCCTCCAGACCGGCGTCAACCCGGACATGGGGATGGTTTTTCAGGGATTCGCCCTGTACCCCTGGCTGAACGTCTGGGAAAATGTGTCGCTGGGGCTTGTCGCCCGCGGAGTGGACACCAGAACCATCCGGAAGAAGGTGGCGTTTTATATCGACAAGGTGGGTCTGGAAGGGTATGAGGAAGCCTATCCCCGGGAGCTTTCGGGCGGAATGAAACAGCGTGTGGGACTGGCCCGGGCCTTGTGCATCGAGCCGGCCATTCTGCTCATGGATGAACCCTTCTCCAATCTGGACGCCCTGACGACGCTGACACTGCGGGACGAAGTCCTGATGCTCTGGAAAGATCCGGAGATGTCGGTGCGAACGATTGTGATGGTGACCCATATCATCGAAGAGGCGATTCTCATGTCCGACCGGGTGGTCGTTCTGGCTCGTCGCCCCACCCATGTTGTGGAGGAAATCCCGGTCGATCTTCCGCGTCCTCGGGACAGGAGGGACCCGGAGTTCGACCGACTGTCGGACCGGATTTTTTCTCTGATATCCTGA
- a CDS encoding AAA-associated domain-containing protein — translation MEGDPDQYPGISKIMGLLKVLAEAGGGGDLYQLGVDLHLELGEELQLVRAAESLGFVQTPGGDIALTDLGRDILKKDINGRKKLIRERILTLPLFQTVLGWLSEEEDKSLPADKIRERLVEAFPQEDPEGQFQILVNWGRYAELFGYRADREELYVDQGD, via the coding sequence ATGGAAGGAGATCCGGACCAGTATCCGGGGATCAGCAAGATCATGGGGTTATTGAAGGTGCTGGCGGAAGCCGGGGGTGGGGGAGACCTCTACCAGCTCGGTGTCGACCTGCATCTGGAACTGGGAGAGGAACTTCAGCTCGTTCGGGCGGCGGAATCCCTGGGGTTCGTTCAGACTCCCGGGGGAGATATCGCCCTGACCGATCTTGGAAGAGATATCCTGAAGAAAGATATCAACGGTCGAAAAAAACTGATCCGGGAGCGGATCCTGACTCTTCCGCTCTTCCAGACTGTTCTGGGATGGCTTTCCGAAGAGGAAGACAAATCCCTGCCCGCCGACAAAATCCGGGAACGTCTCGTGGAGGCTTTCCCGCAGGAAGATCCGGAAGGCCAGTTCCAGATTCTGGTCAATTGGGGACGGTATGCCGAACTCTTCGGCTATCGGGCGGATCGGGAAGAACTGTATGTGGATCAGGGCGATTAG
- a CDS encoding A/G-specific adenine glycosylase produces MSPSDARGLFPGLNPSSFSPRPTERLRDDLLVWYKEVSRSLPWRINRTPYRVWVSEIMLQQTTVRAVLGYFERFLERFPDVDSLAEAPVEDVLKLWEGLGYYQRARNLHKAARIIASGGFPETVEGWMNLPGVGRSTAGAVCSIALGQETPILDANVRRVLGRLRGISPGDAVRESPDLWELSKAFVTEASDPGEVNQALMEIGAVVCLPRKPLCTVCPWSLDCASCGAPEEILNPPRKKKEKQIRIRTALIPSDESGYFLVQGRDRLLEGLWDVFSVSGPPGEGQMPFGKVLHEYSHFREEVFLVREERSLLEAALGETSSLWLAKGEESPVALTGVARKILRFRDSQKKRKKP; encoded by the coding sequence ATGTCTCCTTCTGATGCCCGCGGGCTTTTTCCCGGCCTGAATCCTTCCTCCTTCTCTCCCCGTCCGACGGAACGCCTGCGGGACGATCTCCTGGTCTGGTACAAAGAGGTGTCCCGGTCCTTGCCGTGGCGGATCAACCGGACGCCTTATCGGGTCTGGGTGTCGGAAATCATGTTGCAGCAAACCACCGTGCGGGCTGTTCTGGGATATTTCGAGCGATTTCTTGAACGGTTCCCCGATGTGGACTCCCTGGCGGAAGCTCCCGTCGAGGACGTCCTGAAGCTCTGGGAGGGACTGGGGTATTATCAGAGGGCCAGGAATCTCCACAAGGCTGCCAGAATCATTGCGTCCGGAGGATTTCCGGAGACCGTGGAGGGGTGGATGAATCTTCCGGGTGTCGGGCGGTCGACGGCGGGAGCGGTCTGTTCGATCGCTCTGGGGCAGGAGACGCCGATCCTGGACGCCAACGTTCGCCGAGTCCTGGGCCGTCTTCGGGGGATTTCTCCCGGGGATGCCGTCCGGGAATCCCCGGACCTGTGGGAGCTCTCGAAGGCATTTGTGACAGAGGCAAGCGATCCCGGAGAGGTGAACCAGGCATTGATGGAAATCGGGGCGGTGGTCTGCCTTCCCCGCAAACCCCTCTGCACCGTTTGTCCCTGGTCACTGGACTGCGCTTCCTGCGGAGCTCCGGAGGAGATCCTGAACCCGCCACGGAAAAAAAAGGAAAAACAGATCCGGATCCGGACGGCCCTGATTCCGTCGGACGAATCCGGTTATTTCCTGGTGCAGGGGAGGGATCGGTTGCTGGAAGGGTTGTGGGACGTTTTTTCCGTCTCCGGTCCCCCGGGGGAAGGCCAGATGCCTTTTGGCAAGGTTCTTCACGAATATTCGCATTTCCGGGAGGAGGTCTTCCTGGTTCGGGAGGAGAGATCCCTCCTCGAGGCGGCCCTGGGAGAGACGTCTTCCCTTTGGCTTGCCAAGGGGGAAGAGTCTCCTGTTGCCCTGACCGGAGTGGCACGCAAGATTCTCCGTTTCAGGGACTCTCAGAAAAAACGGAAAAAACCATGA
- a CDS encoding DUF3332 family protein, protein MRAKKAGTAVALLCGITLLSGCYGQFALVHTLYKANGQVENKWARSGLTALMVILPVYEFAGLGDVIIFNPIEFWSKKNPITDKPSVASKNTVVPPVNGTTVGTAKNGERVTVSWHFSNNRERVSAVVVKRSSAGNVTVHLVRAKTLEGALETGHVQMTTIRFDRNLPVVTRKVG, encoded by the coding sequence ATGCGTGCCAAAAAAGCTGGAACAGCGGTGGCGCTGTTATGCGGAATCACCCTGCTGTCCGGTTGCTACGGACAGTTCGCTCTGGTGCACACGCTCTACAAGGCAAACGGACAGGTTGAGAACAAATGGGCCCGATCCGGGTTGACCGCGTTGATGGTCATCCTTCCGGTGTATGAGTTTGCCGGTCTCGGCGATGTGATCATCTTTAACCCGATCGAGTTCTGGAGCAAGAAGAACCCGATTACGGACAAGCCCTCCGTCGCCTCCAAAAACACCGTGGTTCCTCCGGTCAACGGAACAACCGTCGGAACGGCGAAAAACGGAGAGCGGGTCACCGTCTCCTGGCATTTCTCGAACAATCGTGAACGCGTTTCCGCCGTCGTCGTGAAACGGTCTTCCGCCGGAAATGTCACCGTTCACCTCGTCCGGGCCAAAACCCTCGAGGGGGCGCTCGAAACCGGGCATGTCCAGATGACGACAATCCGTTTCGACCGGAATCTTCCGGTTGTGACCCGGAAAGTCGGATAA
- a CDS encoding LL-diaminopimelate aminotransferase has protein sequence MDFRNRWSSRIQSLPPYLFARIDEKKREAIARGMDIINLGIGDPDLPTLAPVVESAKKAVGKPEHHQYPSYEGMLSFREAVAGWYQRRFGVRLDPGKEVLGLIGSKEGIGHLPLAFVDPGDVVLVPEPGYPVYHAGTLFAGGTTHYMPILESNGYLPDLEAIPESVYRKTKIMFLNYPNNPTGASAPDDFFPRAIEKATRYGFILAHDAAYSEIYYDNRPPKSFLSYPGAKDVGIEFHSLSKTYNMTGWRVGFAVGNASVLAGLGMIKSNMDSGIFQALQEASITALSLPDATLAELRGLYQKRRDAFVPGLVRAGLRVTPPGASFYIWAGLPKGMSSEEATLLLLDKAGIVSTPGTGFGKSGEGYVRFALTVDERRLMEAVSRMEKLALFSGR, from the coding sequence ATGGACTTCAGAAACCGGTGGTCTTCGCGCATACAGAGTCTTCCCCCCTATCTTTTTGCCCGTATCGACGAGAAAAAGAGGGAAGCCATCGCCCGCGGGATGGATATCATCAACCTCGGGATCGGCGATCCCGACCTTCCGACGCTTGCGCCGGTAGTGGAGTCGGCGAAAAAAGCGGTCGGCAAGCCCGAACACCATCAATATCCCTCCTATGAGGGCATGCTGTCTTTTCGCGAGGCGGTCGCCGGCTGGTACCAGAGGCGTTTCGGGGTCCGGCTCGACCCGGGAAAGGAAGTCCTGGGACTGATCGGTTCGAAGGAGGGGATCGGACACCTTCCTCTGGCGTTCGTCGATCCGGGAGATGTGGTGCTCGTCCCCGAGCCCGGGTATCCCGTCTACCACGCCGGGACGCTGTTCGCCGGAGGCACGACACACTATATGCCGATTCTGGAATCCAACGGCTATCTTCCGGACCTGGAGGCCATCCCGGAATCGGTCTATCGCAAAACCAAGATCATGTTCCTGAACTACCCCAACAATCCGACGGGAGCTTCGGCCCCGGACGACTTCTTTCCACGGGCCATCGAAAAAGCGACCCGTTACGGCTTCATTCTCGCCCACGACGCGGCGTATTCCGAAATCTACTACGACAACCGTCCTCCGAAAAGTTTCCTGTCCTATCCCGGGGCGAAAGACGTCGGAATCGAATTCCACAGCCTGTCGAAAACATACAACATGACCGGCTGGCGGGTGGGGTTTGCGGTCGGAAATGCGTCTGTCCTGGCAGGGCTTGGCATGATCAAGAGCAATATGGACTCCGGGATTTTCCAGGCTCTCCAGGAGGCCTCGATCACCGCCCTGTCTCTGCCGGACGCGACCCTCGCCGAGCTCCGGGGACTGTACCAGAAAAGACGGGACGCGTTCGTTCCGGGACTGGTTCGGGCGGGCCTCCGGGTGACTCCTCCGGGAGCATCCTTCTATATCTGGGCGGGCCTTCCGAAAGGCATGTCCAGCGAGGAGGCCACGCTGCTTCTTCTCGACAAGGCGGGGATCGTCTCGACGCCCGGCACGGGATTCGGAAAGTCCGGAGAAGGATACGTCCGGTTTGCGCTGACCGTCGACGAGCGCCGTCTGATGGAAGCGGTTTCCCGCATGGAAAAATTGGCGCTTTTTTCGGGGCGCTGA
- a CDS encoding ABC transporter permease has protein sequence MNQKAGNRTSPGVLVLLLVLLVFLIWTIFRHSARFHPVPVGGTDLASLPGDLARSVLRLFAAYFISLVFAYVYGLLTALTRWGEKILLPLLDILQSIPVLGFFPAVIFLLIHLFRNPLEGVELASVILIATSMAWNMAFAVFESIRTAPVEYKELLDGMQAPGWLRLVYFLVPVTIPKMVYNSILSWAQGWYFLIACEMISMGSVHYRLRGLGSFLVVSTSSGKILDALAGIVLLVVTVVLMDFFLFRPVVVWSQRFSIDQSASLAGETRSVFREWLMESDVLALPRRLLSSSLTAGRAGLYALLRRFPKTFPAGPDGHGRGIFRWVSPVLGMASLFLLSILGYSGVESMKRALASGVPWDGLSELPLDMVYSMLRLLAGYLLSLCWTVPVAWYVFVHPRLMRTVMPVAQVMASVPATALFPFIIVLVVRTTHSMNLASILLLLSGMQWYLLFNLLAGAGTFPNELREAALTMGVRGRLFLRKIFLPFLFPSIVTGSITAFGGGWNALIVSEYVVYDQKNYSVRGIGAFLDKVTYGSGNEILIVVSLLMLTVVVVTLNRFFWTPLYERVTSRYGLDG, from the coding sequence ATGAACCAGAAAGCCGGAAACAGGACTTCTCCCGGAGTTCTGGTCCTGCTGCTCGTCCTTCTCGTTTTTCTGATCTGGACGATCTTCCGCCATTCGGCCCGATTCCATCCCGTTCCCGTCGGCGGGACGGATCTGGCCTCCTTGCCCGGGGATCTCGCAAGGTCCGTTCTCCGGCTTTTTGCGGCGTATTTCATCTCCCTGGTCTTTGCTTATGTGTATGGCCTCCTGACCGCACTGACCCGATGGGGGGAGAAAATTCTCCTTCCCCTCCTGGATATCCTCCAGTCCATTCCGGTGCTGGGATTTTTTCCGGCCGTCATTTTTCTTCTGATCCATCTTTTCCGGAACCCGCTGGAAGGGGTCGAGCTGGCCAGCGTGATCCTGATCGCGACGAGCATGGCCTGGAACATGGCGTTTGCCGTCTTTGAATCCATCCGTACAGCCCCCGTCGAATACAAGGAGCTGCTGGACGGCATGCAGGCTCCCGGGTGGTTGCGCCTGGTCTATTTTCTGGTTCCCGTCACCATTCCGAAGATGGTCTACAACTCCATCCTCTCCTGGGCGCAGGGGTGGTATTTTTTGATCGCCTGCGAAATGATCTCGATGGGGTCGGTGCACTATCGGCTGAGAGGTCTGGGAAGCTTTCTTGTGGTTTCCACGTCTTCGGGGAAGATCCTGGACGCTCTGGCGGGAATCGTTCTTCTCGTGGTAACCGTCGTCCTCATGGATTTTTTCCTGTTTCGTCCCGTCGTGGTGTGGTCCCAGCGTTTTTCCATCGACCAGAGCGCGTCTTTGGCGGGGGAAACCCGTTCGGTCTTCCGGGAATGGCTCATGGAAAGCGATGTTCTTGCGCTTCCGCGAAGGCTCCTCTCGTCTTCTCTGACAGCGGGAAGGGCCGGTCTGTATGCTCTTTTGCGCCGCTTTCCCAAAACATTCCCCGCCGGACCGGATGGCCATGGAAGAGGAATATTCCGGTGGGTGTCCCCTGTCCTTGGGATGGCTTCCCTGTTTCTTCTCTCGATCCTGGGGTATTCCGGTGTCGAGAGCATGAAACGGGCCCTTGCTTCGGGGGTTCCCTGGGACGGTCTTTCCGAGTTGCCGCTCGACATGGTTTACTCCATGCTCCGGCTTTTGGCAGGATATCTCCTTTCCCTGTGCTGGACGGTGCCGGTTGCCTGGTATGTCTTTGTTCATCCGCGGCTGATGCGCACCGTCATGCCCGTGGCCCAGGTGATGGCATCGGTTCCGGCCACGGCGCTTTTTCCGTTTATCATCGTTCTGGTCGTGCGGACGACGCACAGCATGAATCTTGCCTCCATTCTTCTCCTGCTGTCGGGGATGCAATGGTACCTCCTGTTCAATCTGCTGGCGGGGGCCGGGACTTTTCCCAACGAGCTTCGCGAAGCCGCCCTGACGATGGGGGTGCGGGGCCGGTTGTTTCTCCGGAAAATTTTCCTGCCGTTTTTGTTTCCGTCCATCGTGACGGGTTCGATCACGGCGTTCGGGGGGGGCTGGAACGCCCTGATCGTTTCCGAATATGTTGTTTACGACCAGAAAAATTATTCCGTCCGGGGCATCGGGGCTTTTCTGGACAAGGTGACCTACGGGTCGGGGAACGAAATCCTGATCGTGGTGTCCCTTTTGATGCTCACGGTCGTGGTGGTCACGTTGAACCGATTCTTCTGGACTCCTCTCTACGAACGGGTGACGTCGCGCTATGGTCTCGATGGATAA
- a CDS encoding 2-amino-4-hydroxy-6-hydroxymethyldihydropteridine diphosphokinase: MWFGVSLGGNLPGTPAAFSNVLRTVESDGCLTVLGVSDVYRTHPFGDASPPYWNQCFVGWTFLGGRAFFQKLECAERRFGRKGKGLLWPRRLDADLLFWHPGGGDLPERVVVPHPRLSLRPVLQLLLGEACRKGGVPFAFSGIPYPPGHPEGPPVPSGFLLFRRFSSACRKDSSA, translated from the coding sequence ATGTGGTTCGGGGTCAGTCTGGGAGGAAACCTCCCGGGGACCCCTGCCGCCTTTTCAAACGTGCTTCGGACGGTCGAGTCGGACGGGTGTCTGACGGTTCTCGGCGTGTCGGACGTCTATCGGACACATCCTTTCGGGGACGCCTCTCCTCCCTACTGGAACCAGTGTTTTGTCGGCTGGACGTTTTTGGGGGGGAGGGCGTTTTTCCAAAAACTCGAATGTGCCGAACGGCGATTCGGGAGAAAGGGAAAAGGATTGCTCTGGCCCCGCCGGCTGGACGCCGATCTTCTCTTCTGGCATCCGGGTGGAGGAGATCTTCCGGAAAGGGTCGTTGTGCCCCACCCCCGTCTTTCCCTCCGTCCGGTCCTGCAGCTCCTGTTGGGAGAAGCCTGCCGGAAGGGAGGTGTGCCGTTCGCATTTTCCGGGATTCCTTATCCTCCGGGACATCCGGAAGGCCCTCCCGTTCCTTCCGGGTTCCTGCTTTTTCGCCGTTTTTCCTCCGCCTGCCGGAAGGATTCGTCTGCTTGA
- a CDS encoding YtxH domain-containing protein, with protein MPDSQRNSTESLLLFLAGAVTGAAFMVLSSPEIRKKTSEKLSRTLSTLREETSEILEEEKAGLTESARHLSEEAKTLREAYRAGWNAFRESLAREEEGEPREGTPPS; from the coding sequence ATGCCAGACTCCCAGAGAAACTCGACGGAAAGTTTACTCCTGTTCCTCGCCGGAGCCGTGACCGGAGCCGCGTTCATGGTGCTTTCCTCCCCCGAAATCCGAAAAAAAACCTCCGAAAAGCTCAGCAGAACCCTCAGCACGCTTCGGGAAGAGACGTCGGAGATCCTGGAAGAAGAAAAAGCCGGCCTGACCGAATCGGCGCGTCATCTGTCCGAAGAAGCGAAGACGCTCCGGGAAGCATACCGGGCGGGCTGGAACGCGTTTCGGGAATCGCTGGCGAGGGAAGAGGAAGGGGAGCCCCGGGAAGGAACTCCCCCGTCCTGA
- a CDS encoding WD40/YVTN/BNR-like repeat-containing protein: protein MKPGFFALAGIALIFAGCQSQTTGLTWSPLPLGSQIEPTAVSCPVSGTCYAVGQNGLILKTINGGVSWITLDLVNGGPALANFNLTGISCPSSQICFMTGNQGLILTTADGGQTFQIQNETVNGNLTLNAVACQTASTPACVAVGNNNSVFILSQMNGFWVQDLAVQTEIGPANYNQVSLEPGMILISAMTQSGQGVDGLLESLDGGTSFSLISISPTLAPQGLSGIACQSSGQCVADGAGALLVSGDRGLNWYSASVYGGATLSGSLTGVSATSDGSFWAYGETGSLYQIPPVSGGSLPGQVAYPQTLPGNTVALTVGGVSCQSTELCLAVAYSPSVPGIVYLSSPPGTASSSSTTTPVTLP, encoded by the coding sequence ATGAAACCGGGATTTTTCGCGTTGGCGGGAATCGCCCTGATTTTTGCGGGGTGCCAGTCCCAGACGACCGGTCTGACCTGGAGCCCGCTGCCTCTCGGAAGCCAGATCGAGCCGACGGCGGTGTCCTGCCCGGTGTCGGGAACCTGTTATGCCGTAGGCCAGAATGGCCTGATTCTGAAAACAATCAACGGAGGGGTGTCCTGGATCACCCTGGACCTGGTAAACGGCGGTCCGGCACTTGCGAATTTCAATCTGACGGGAATCAGCTGCCCGTCCTCCCAGATCTGTTTCATGACCGGAAATCAGGGACTGATCCTGACGACGGCCGATGGCGGGCAAACCTTTCAGATCCAGAACGAAACGGTGAATGGCAATTTGACGCTGAACGCCGTCGCCTGCCAGACGGCATCGACGCCCGCCTGTGTGGCCGTCGGGAACAACAACTCCGTGTTCATCCTGTCCCAGATGAACGGGTTCTGGGTCCAGGACCTGGCAGTGCAGACCGAGATCGGTCCGGCGAACTACAACCAGGTGTCCCTCGAGCCGGGCATGATCCTGATCTCCGCCATGACGCAGTCCGGTCAGGGGGTGGACGGACTTCTCGAATCCCTCGACGGCGGGACCAGTTTTTCGCTCATCTCCATTTCGCCCACCCTGGCTCCGCAGGGTCTTTCGGGCATCGCCTGCCAGTCCTCCGGACAGTGCGTCGCGGACGGGGCCGGCGCTCTTCTGGTCAGCGGAGACAGGGGACTGAACTGGTATTCGGCCTCGGTGTATGGCGGCGCGACTCTTTCCGGTTCGCTGACAGGGGTGTCGGCGACATCGGACGGGTCTTTCTGGGCCTATGGAGAAACCGGTTCGCTGTACCAGATTCCCCCTGTGTCCGGTGGCAGCCTTCCGGGGCAGGTGGCCTATCCCCAGACTCTTCCGGGAAACACGGTCGCCCTGACGGTGGGGGGCGTCTCCTGCCAGAGCACGGAACTGTGCCTGGCGGTGGCCTACTCTCCTTCGGTTCCGGGTATCGTCTATCTTTCGTCTCCTCCCGGAACCGCCTCTTCCTCCTCCACGACGACGCCTGTGACCCTCCCCTAG